One part of the Anaerolineales bacterium genome encodes these proteins:
- a CDS encoding glycosyltransferase family protein: MSAPKVVAIIQARMGSSRLPGKVLADLNGQPVLAWVLRRTQRATGIQQVAVAAPEGALDDPLAVYCAEQGVACVRGSLHDVLDRYMQAARQTEADVIVRITADCPFIDPGLLDEYVHKFVSADPPLDFAANRLPQGRTIPIGLDAELCTRAALETAWAEAKEPHQREHAMPFFYENPQRYRIAEFTHEPPYGDLRWTVDTPEDLELARAIASQFPDDTFTWKDILALVQAKPDLADINAAVQHKDYRQVDDRR; this comes from the coding sequence ATGAGCGCTCCCAAAGTTGTCGCTATCATCCAGGCGCGCATGGGCTCCAGCCGTCTGCCCGGCAAGGTGCTGGCTGACCTCAACGGCCAGCCTGTGCTGGCTTGGGTGCTGCGCCGCACGCAGCGCGCCACTGGCATCCAGCAGGTGGCGGTGGCCGCGCCCGAAGGGGCGCTGGATGACCCACTGGCGGTTTACTGCGCCGAGCAAGGTGTAGCCTGCGTACGCGGCAGCCTGCACGATGTGCTCGACCGCTATATGCAGGCTGCCCGTCAGACTGAGGCCGATGTGATCGTGCGCATTACCGCTGATTGTCCATTCATTGACCCCGGTTTATTGGATGAGTATGTGCACAAATTTGTGAGCGCAGACCCACCGCTCGATTTCGCCGCCAACCGGCTGCCGCAAGGCCGCACGATCCCGATCGGCCTGGATGCAGAGCTATGCACCCGCGCCGCGCTGGAAACGGCCTGGGCGGAAGCCAAAGAGCCGCACCAGCGCGAGCATGCGATGCCCTTCTTTTATGAGAATCCGCAGCGCTATCGCATCGCCGAATTCACGCATGAGCCGCCGTACGGTGATCTGCGCTGGACAGTGGATACGCCTGAGGATCTGGAGCTGGCGCGCGCCATCGCCAGCCAGTTTCCCGACGATACCTTTACATGGAAAGACATTCTGGCCCTGGTGCAGGCCAAACCTGATCTGGCGGACATCAATGCTGCCGTGCAACACAAGGACTACCGCCAGGTAGATGACCGCCGATGA
- a CDS encoding sulfotransferase has product MSLPLRKAMRAITGKETQSRIALPPLSAVELAEVKEFFPLQKFFVLGQPHSGGAVLARLLNVHPDLYCGTQAHFFTSQPVLSELFAQSEEVAAPPTTAALRAMADFLLERQAHPLGKTVVGDQSPNELGARAVEEMAAFYPDANLIHIVRDGRDVLVKQRLQELTGSDVSAPRRERNRPADNVAIFAPGWLADAAAQWATGVNETDRLGHQFYGESYYSLRYEDLLARPFDMLAKVWAFLGLSADGLEAKVSGEIAQEDIALEKSAQPVWRQFFTPGDKNIFKERTGAALLKWGYEAGADWS; this is encoded by the coding sequence ATGAGCTTGCCGTTGCGCAAAGCCATGCGCGCCATTACAGGCAAGGAGACACAGTCCCGCATCGCGCTGCCCCCACTCTCCGCTGTTGAATTGGCCGAGGTCAAAGAGTTCTTCCCGCTCCAGAAATTCTTTGTGCTCGGGCAGCCGCATTCCGGCGGAGCGGTGTTGGCGCGCTTGCTCAATGTGCACCCAGACCTGTATTGCGGCACGCAGGCACACTTTTTCACTAGTCAACCCGTGCTCAGTGAGCTATTTGCGCAATCTGAAGAGGTGGCTGCGCCGCCCACCACGGCTGCTTTGCGGGCCATGGCCGATTTTTTGCTCGAGCGCCAGGCACACCCGTTGGGCAAGACCGTTGTAGGCGACCAAAGTCCCAATGAATTAGGCGCCCGTGCCGTGGAGGAGATGGCCGCCTTTTATCCCGATGCAAACTTGATCCACATTGTGCGCGATGGCCGCGATGTGCTCGTAAAGCAACGCCTGCAAGAGCTCACCGGCAGTGATGTCTCCGCGCCCCGCCGCGAGCGCAACCGCCCGGCTGACAATGTAGCCATCTTTGCTCCAGGCTGGCTGGCAGATGCCGCTGCCCAGTGGGCAACTGGTGTGAATGAGACTGACCGCCTGGGGCACCAGTTCTATGGCGAGAGCTACTACTCTTTGCGCTATGAAGACCTGCTGGCACGGCCGTTCGATATGCTCGCCAAGGTGTGGGCATTCCTGGGACTAAGTGCGGATGGGCTAGAAGCCAAGGTTTCCGGCGAGATCGCGCAAGAAGACATTGCTCTGGAAAAGAGCGCTCAACCTGTGTGGCGTCAATTCTTTACACCGGGCGACAAGAACATCTTCAAAGAGCGCACCGGCGCGGCTTTATTGAAGTGGGGCTATGAGGCTGGGGCTGACTGGTCATGA
- a CDS encoding Gfo/Idh/MocA family oxidoreductase, whose product MKILIAGYGSIGKRHFDNLRALGVKDFVFLRSNNSKLDTSELAEYPVEHTVAAALAHEPNAVVVANPTALHLDVAIPAASQGCSLLLEKPLSHSMERIYELQAAVAAGGSRVLVGFQWRFHPTLQIATEILRSGQLGRVLSARAHWGEYLPNWHPYEDYRQSYSARADLGGGVVLTLCHPFDYLRWLLGEATGLWAMLSHSGELEIAVEDQAEIGLEFASGALASVHLDYVQQPPSHTLQIVCTQGRLEWDAGTGTLLQIDARGEQREFAPEAGFERNHLFIAQTRHFLEVTQGSAQPVCSLQDGVRALEIALAAHQAHQRGVRIELDLP is encoded by the coding sequence ATGAAGATCCTGATCGCCGGGTATGGCTCCATCGGCAAACGCCACTTTGATAACTTGCGCGCCCTGGGTGTAAAAGACTTTGTGTTCCTGCGCAGCAACAACAGCAAATTGGATACAAGCGAACTGGCGGAATACCCTGTGGAGCACACGGTTGCAGCCGCTCTGGCGCACGAGCCCAACGCGGTCGTGGTTGCCAACCCCACCGCGCTGCACCTCGATGTTGCCATCCCCGCCGCGTCCCAAGGCTGCAGCCTGCTGCTTGAGAAGCCGCTCAGCCATAGTATGGAGCGCATCTATGAATTGCAAGCTGCCGTGGCTGCAGGCGGCAGCCGCGTGCTGGTGGGCTTCCAATGGCGCTTCCATCCCACCCTGCAGATCGCAACAGAGATCTTGCGTTCGGGCCAACTTGGCCGGGTGCTTTCCGCTCGTGCCCACTGGGGTGAGTATTTGCCAAACTGGCATCCTTATGAAGACTACCGCCAGAGCTACAGCGCCCGCGCAGACCTGGGCGGCGGTGTGGTATTGACCCTGTGCCACCCGTTTGACTATTTGCGTTGGCTGCTGGGCGAAGCGACTGGTTTGTGGGCTATGCTGAGCCACAGTGGCGAGCTGGAGATCGCTGTTGAGGACCAGGCTGAGATTGGGCTTGAATTCGCCAGCGGGGCGCTGGCCAGCGTCCATCTGGATTATGTGCAGCAGCCGCCCAGCCACACTTTGCAGATCGTTTGCACCCAGGGCCGGTTGGAGTGGGATGCAGGCACCGGCACGCTGCTACAGATCGACGCCAGGGGTGAACAACGCGAGTTTGCGCCTGAGGCAGGCTTTGAACGCAATCATTTGTTTATTGCCCAGACGCGCCACTTTTTGGAGGTGACACAAGGTTCTGCGCAACCGGTGTGCTCCCTACAGGATGGCGTGCGCGCCTTGGAGATCGCCCTTGCGGCCCATCAGGCGCATCAAAGGGGCGTGCGCATAGAGCTGGATCTGCCATGA
- a CDS encoding N-acetylneuraminate synthase family protein encodes MTRELKLGKRMVGDGHPVYIVGEIGINHNGSLDVAKQLIDLAKWAGADAIKFQKRTPELAVPPDQRDKMRETPWGYISYMDYRNKVEFGEKEYAEIDAHCKAKGIDWFVSVWDEPAVDFMEKFDTPCYKIPSASLTDHALLDHVRKTGRPVVLSTGMSTMEQIDEAIKHVDMGNTMLTHTTSTYPCEPDELNLRMIETLRQKFACPVGYSGHEVGLVLSAVAVALGSCFIERHITLDRAMWGSDQAASVEPGGLQKLVKYIRVTEQALGDGVKRVYDSEKPSLEKLRRAK; translated from the coding sequence ATGACTCGAGAATTAAAGCTTGGCAAACGCATGGTGGGGGATGGCCACCCGGTGTATATCGTCGGTGAGATCGGCATCAACCACAATGGCAGCCTGGATGTTGCCAAGCAATTGATCGATCTGGCCAAGTGGGCCGGGGCGGATGCTATCAAGTTCCAGAAGCGCACGCCAGAATTGGCTGTGCCGCCCGACCAGCGCGACAAGATGCGCGAGACCCCGTGGGGCTACATCAGCTACATGGATTACCGTAATAAAGTTGAGTTCGGCGAGAAGGAATATGCCGAGATCGATGCGCACTGCAAGGCCAAGGGCATTGACTGGTTCGTCTCTGTGTGGGACGAGCCGGCTGTTGATTTCATGGAGAAGTTTGACACGCCTTGCTACAAGATTCCCTCGGCGTCCCTGACCGATCATGCCCTGCTGGACCATGTGCGCAAGACTGGCCGTCCGGTGGTGCTCTCCACAGGCATGTCTACCATGGAGCAGATCGACGAAGCCATTAAGCATGTGGATATGGGCAACACCATGCTCACTCACACCACCAGCACCTATCCCTGTGAGCCGGATGAGCTGAATCTGCGCATGATCGAAACCCTGCGCCAAAAGTTTGCCTGCCCAGTGGGCTACTCTGGCCACGAGGTCGGGTTAGTGCTTTCTGCGGTGGCTGTGGCCCTCGGTTCCTGCTTTATTGAGCGCCACATCACGCTTGACCGTGCCATGTGGGGCAGCGACCAGGCCGCCTCGGTGGAACCGGGCGGCTTGCAGAAGTTGGTGAAATACATCCGTGTCACCGAGCAAGCCCTGGGTGACGGCGTAAAGCGCGTATACGATAGCGAGAAGCCCTCCCTCGAGAAGCTGCGCCGCGCCAAGTAA
- a CDS encoding glycosyltransferase gives MKVLYISQQHGPHDRRFLSAIAELGHTGLFLCAAPERVQAEHLPAGVHAVQGRIADVVRTHRPDVVHAGPLHTLAWQAAGAGARPLAAMSWGSDILYTAQRSWWARRKVRVALRQARVLIADCQAVVDAAAELGYDPQRAVVFPWGIDLQRFQPLAAESALRQSLSWQDSFVLLHLRSWEAVYDTETALQAFFALAPSQPQLRLLLPGGGHLAPRIRKLVERSGFAERVHMPGYLSQEELPEYYRSADLYISASRSDGSSVSLMEALACELPALVSDIPANREWVQPGQQGWLFPVSDAAALADKIVAAMQTDLKPYAQRARQQAEARADWSKNKLGLQRAYEMAVA, from the coding sequence ATGAAAGTGTTGTATATCAGTCAGCAGCATGGCCCGCATGACCGGCGCTTCCTGTCTGCCATTGCAGAGTTGGGGCACACCGGCTTGTTTCTATGCGCCGCCCCCGAGCGCGTACAGGCCGAGCATTTGCCGGCGGGCGTGCACGCGGTACAGGGGCGTATTGCCGATGTGGTGCGTACCCACCGGCCAGACGTAGTTCATGCTGGCCCTTTGCACACTCTGGCCTGGCAAGCGGCCGGCGCTGGCGCCCGGCCGCTGGCCGCCATGTCGTGGGGCTCGGATATTCTCTACACCGCTCAGCGTAGCTGGTGGGCGCGCCGCAAAGTACGCGTCGCCTTGCGACAAGCGCGTGTGCTCATCGCCGATTGCCAGGCCGTAGTGGATGCGGCGGCCGAGCTGGGTTACGACCCGCAGCGCGCCGTAGTCTTTCCTTGGGGCATTGACCTGCAACGTTTCCAGCCACTTGCGGCTGAAAGCGCACTACGCCAAAGCCTCAGTTGGCAGGATAGTTTCGTTTTGCTGCACCTGCGGAGCTGGGAGGCGGTCTACGATACAGAGACGGCGCTGCAGGCCTTCTTCGCGCTGGCGCCCAGCCAGCCGCAGCTGCGTCTGCTGCTGCCCGGCGGCGGGCACCTGGCGCCGCGCATCCGCAAGCTGGTCGAACGCTCCGGCTTTGCGGAGCGTGTGCACATGCCCGGTTACCTCTCGCAGGAAGAATTACCGGAGTATTACCGCTCTGCGGACCTATACATCAGTGCTTCGCGCAGCGACGGTTCGTCTGTCTCCTTGATGGAAGCGTTGGCGTGTGAGCTCCCTGCGCTGGTCTCTGATATTCCCGCCAACCGCGAGTGGGTACAACCCGGCCAGCAAGGCTGGCTGTTCCCGGTGAGCGATGCAGCCGCACTTGCCGATAAGATTGTGGCAGCCATGCAAACTGACTTGAAGCCTTACGCACAACGCGCCCGCCAGCAGGCTGAAGCCCGCGCGGACTGGTCTAAGAACAAGCTGGGCCTGCAGCGCGCCTACGAAATGGCGGTGGCATGA
- a CDS encoding SDR family oxidoreductase, with product MSSIQSAFDLSGRVALVTGAVGLLGSQFCRTLVQAGASVALVDLNEAKLAALHAELGEASLSVASNVSDKAAVQAAVQATVAKFGRLDILVNSAALDPKFDAGEVGKHNSSFEEYSLENWNNSLSVNLTGAFLFSQAAVPHMLSQKGGVIINICSTYGLGGPDQRIYQREGHPPSFKPVDYTVTKAGILGLTKYLATYYGTQNIRVNALTPGGVRNTQDEEFVKAYSARAAMGRMAQQDEMNGALLFLASDASSYMTGANLVVDGGWTAW from the coding sequence ATGTCCAGCATTCAATCTGCATTCGATCTCAGCGGCCGCGTGGCGCTGGTCACTGGCGCCGTAGGGCTGCTTGGCAGTCAGTTCTGCCGCACCCTGGTGCAGGCTGGCGCCTCGGTAGCCCTGGTAGACCTCAACGAAGCCAAGCTGGCTGCCCTGCACGCCGAGCTTGGTGAAGCCAGCCTGTCTGTAGCCAGCAACGTCAGCGATAAAGCTGCCGTGCAAGCCGCGGTGCAAGCCACTGTGGCGAAGTTTGGCCGCCTGGATATCCTCGTTAATAGCGCCGCGCTCGACCCCAAGTTTGATGCCGGTGAAGTAGGTAAGCACAACAGCTCGTTTGAAGAATACAGCCTGGAGAATTGGAACAATTCCCTCTCGGTTAATCTCACTGGCGCGTTCCTGTTCAGTCAGGCGGCAGTGCCGCACATGCTTTCTCAGAAGGGTGGGGTCATCATCAATATCTGCTCCACGTACGGCTTGGGCGGGCCTGACCAGCGTATTTACCAGCGCGAGGGTCATCCGCCTTCCTTCAAGCCGGTGGATTACACCGTTACCAAAGCCGGCATCCTGGGCCTCACCAAATATCTGGCGACCTACTACGGCACGCAGAACATCCGCGTGAATGCGCTCACCCCCGGCGGCGTGCGCAACACGCAAGACGAAGAGTTCGTCAAAGCCTATTCCGCCCGTGCTGCCATGGGCCGCATGGCCCAGCAGGATGAAATGAACGGCGCGCTGTTGTTCCTGGCCTCCGACGCTTCGAGCTATATGACAGGTGCGAATTTAGTCGTCGATGGCGGCTGGACGGCATGGTAG
- a CDS encoding acylneuraminate cytidylyltransferase — protein sequence MKSSKPEVLAIIPARGGSKSIPRKNVRLFAGHPLLAFSIAAALQAETVTRTIISTDDEDMARIARELGAEAPFIRPAEFAQDNTLDLPVFEHALTWLAKNEGYKPQIVVQLRPTSPLRPRGLVDEAVQLLLKNPKADSARGVVPSGQNPHKMWRVDANGQMQPLLKVKGIGEPYNAPRQNLPATYWQTGHVDAIRSSVILNKHSMSGEMILPVLVDPRYSVDIDTMNDWQRGEWLATSGELDAVWPGPLPRPYPKQVKLLVLDFDGVLSDNRVWMDENGKESIAANRSDSLGLEKLKQSGVQVFVLSREGNPVVARRCEKLQIGYRQGIKEKGEALRQLLAELSVPAEATLFLGNDTNDLPCFPIAGCAVAVADSHPAVLRQADQRLTQRGGHGAVRELCDLIMAINAQRTNE from the coding sequence ATGAAGTCTAGCAAGCCTGAAGTCTTGGCCATCATTCCGGCCCGCGGCGGCTCCAAGAGCATTCCGCGCAAAAATGTGCGCCTGTTCGCCGGGCACCCGCTGCTGGCATTCAGCATCGCCGCCGCCCTGCAAGCGGAAACCGTGACGCGCACCATCATCTCCACCGATGATGAGGATATGGCCCGCATTGCGCGTGAGCTTGGGGCCGAGGCGCCTTTCATCCGCCCGGCGGAGTTTGCCCAGGACAACACGCTAGACCTGCCGGTGTTTGAGCATGCGCTCACCTGGCTCGCCAAGAACGAAGGCTACAAGCCGCAGATCGTGGTGCAGCTGCGCCCCACCTCTCCCTTGCGCCCGCGCGGCCTAGTGGATGAGGCCGTGCAGCTGTTGCTCAAGAACCCCAAAGCCGATTCGGCCCGCGGGGTAGTGCCCAGCGGCCAAAACCCCCACAAGATGTGGCGCGTGGATGCCAATGGGCAGATGCAGCCGCTGCTCAAGGTCAAGGGGATCGGGGAACCCTACAACGCCCCGCGCCAAAACCTGCCCGCCACCTATTGGCAGACCGGCCATGTTGATGCAATTCGCAGTTCAGTCATCCTAAACAAACACTCCATGAGCGGCGAGATGATACTGCCCGTGTTGGTAGACCCGCGCTACAGCGTGGACATTGACACCATGAATGACTGGCAGCGTGGTGAATGGCTGGCCACCTCGGGGGAATTGGACGCCGTGTGGCCTGGCCCTCTGCCACGCCCGTACCCCAAGCAGGTCAAGCTGCTGGTGCTGGATTTTGACGGGGTGCTGAGCGACAACCGCGTCTGGATGGATGAGAACGGCAAGGAATCGATCGCTGCCAACCGTAGTGACAGTCTGGGGCTTGAGAAACTGAAGCAAAGCGGCGTGCAGGTCTTCGTGCTTTCGCGTGAGGGCAACCCCGTTGTGGCCCGTCGCTGCGAGAAGCTCCAGATTGGCTATCGCCAGGGGATCAAGGAAAAAGGCGAGGCATTGCGCCAGCTACTGGCGGAGCTGAGTGTGCCTGCGGAAGCTACTTTATTCCTCGGCAACGACACCAATGATCTACCGTGCTTCCCCATCGCGGGCTGCGCTGTGGCCGTGGCCGATTCGCACCCCGCTGTGTTGCGCCAGGCCGACCAGCGTCTCACGCAGCGCGGTGGGCATGGCGCAGTGCGCGAGCTTTGTGATTTAATCATGGCGATAAACGCCCAAAGGACGAACGAATGA
- the pseB gene encoding UDP-N-acetylglucosamine 4,6-dehydratase (inverting) has translation MNWKNQTVLITGGTGSFGKACIKILQEKYQPEKIIVFSRDELKQHEMREAGFNQENLRYFIGDIRDEQRLKRAMDGVNIVIHAAALKQVPACEYNPMEAIKTNILGTANVIEAALENNVEKVLALSTDKAVSPANLYGATKLAAEKLTVQSNAYSGDRPTRFACVRYGNVVGSRGSVVPIFLRQREAGKFTITDERMTRFWLSLEQGVDFVLNCIEIMHGGEVFVPKLPSTTITDLAQAIAPDAKIEVVGIRPGEKLHEMLISEDEARSAVELESMYVIQPAQGPFFVHSWADKGKALPDGFHYVSNENEQMLNPAEIRDIIAPIEADMKAGKLS, from the coding sequence ATGAACTGGAAAAATCAAACTGTCCTGATCACTGGCGGCACCGGCTCGTTTGGCAAGGCCTGCATCAAGATCCTGCAGGAGAAATACCAGCCAGAGAAGATCATTGTTTTTAGCCGCGATGAGCTCAAGCAGCACGAGATGCGCGAGGCGGGCTTCAATCAAGAGAATCTGCGCTACTTCATCGGCGATATTCGTGACGAGCAGCGCCTCAAGCGCGCCATGGATGGCGTCAACATCGTCATCCATGCCGCGGCGCTCAAGCAGGTGCCAGCCTGTGAGTACAACCCGATGGAGGCCATCAAGACCAATATCCTCGGCACGGCCAATGTCATCGAAGCCGCGCTGGAGAACAATGTGGAGAAGGTGCTGGCGCTCAGCACGGACAAGGCGGTCAGCCCCGCCAATCTGTACGGCGCCACCAAGCTGGCCGCAGAGAAGCTCACCGTTCAGAGCAACGCCTATTCCGGTGACCGCCCGACGCGCTTCGCCTGCGTGCGTTACGGCAACGTAGTGGGCAGCCGTGGCAGCGTGGTGCCCATCTTCCTGCGCCAGCGCGAGGCCGGCAAGTTCACCATTACTGATGAGCGCATGACCCGCTTCTGGCTCTCGTTGGAGCAGGGCGTGGATTTTGTGCTCAACTGCATTGAGATCATGCACGGCGGCGAAGTCTTCGTGCCCAAGCTGCCGAGCACCACCATCACGGACCTGGCCCAGGCGATTGCCCCGGATGCCAAGATCGAAGTAGTCGGTATCCGCCCCGGGGAAAAACTGCACGAGATGCTGATATCGGAAGACGAAGCCCGCTCCGCGGTGGAACTCGAGAGCATGTACGTCATCCAGCCGGCGCAAGGGCCGTTCTTCGTGCACTCGTGGGCGGATAAAGGCAAAGCGCTGCCGGATGGATTCCACTACGTCAGCAACGAGAACGAGCAAATGCTCAACCCAGCCGAGATCCGCGACATCATCGCCCCGATCGAAGCTGATATGAAAGCAGGTAAGCTGAGCTAA
- a CDS encoding glycosyltransferase family 2 protein, whose product MRVGQNPIKSVESIAPPAPVTVVVISYIPFLSGYYTHNLELLKLCLGSLHANTEGAYDLMLFDNGSCAEVREYLLAEQTAGRIQYLTLSERNLGKPAAWNICFAAAPGEFIAYADADVYFYNGWLASSLDALRTLPQAGMVTAMPMLTPQKYSTATVKWAKGQRGAKLETGQLFSWDDFWKHVRSLGNSEEHGRAFFKDNKAVRLSYKKRQYWVGAAHFQFTARKRILQEVLPIPAERPMGRVRLLDEAINARGYLRLSTAEWHVQHMGNQLPAAGDLLGGTLPVAPIVQKRTSAIWGWAPLRKLLQWLNGWSFDRLHRTQK is encoded by the coding sequence ATGCGCGTCGGCCAGAACCCGATCAAATCTGTGGAAAGCATCGCTCCGCCTGCCCCGGTGACAGTCGTGGTCATCAGCTACATCCCGTTCCTCAGCGGCTACTACACACATAACCTTGAGCTGCTCAAGCTGTGCCTGGGTAGCCTACACGCCAACACCGAGGGCGCCTACGACCTGATGCTGTTTGACAACGGCTCGTGCGCCGAGGTGCGCGAGTACCTGCTGGCCGAACAGACCGCAGGCCGCATCCAGTACCTCACACTGTCGGAGCGCAATCTCGGCAAGCCGGCGGCCTGGAACATCTGCTTTGCAGCCGCGCCGGGTGAGTTCATCGCTTATGCGGATGCGGATGTATATTTCTATAACGGCTGGCTAGCCAGCAGTCTGGATGCACTGCGTACCCTGCCGCAAGCCGGCATGGTGACCGCCATGCCCATGCTCACGCCGCAAAAATACTCCACAGCTACGGTCAAATGGGCCAAGGGGCAGCGCGGCGCCAAACTTGAAACAGGTCAGTTGTTCAGCTGGGATGATTTTTGGAAGCACGTCCGCAGCCTGGGCAACAGCGAGGAGCACGGGCGCGCCTTTTTCAAAGACAACAAGGCCGTACGCCTCAGCTACAAGAAACGCCAATACTGGGTCGGCGCCGCCCACTTCCAATTCACGGCGCGCAAGCGTATCTTGCAGGAAGTTTTGCCCATCCCGGCTGAGCGGCCAATGGGCCGCGTGCGCCTGCTGGACGAGGCCATCAATGCGCGCGGCTACCTGCGCCTATCCACCGCCGAGTGGCATGTGCAGCATATGGGCAACCAACTGCCTGCTGCAGGGGACCTGTTGGGTGGCACTCTGCCCGTGGCTCCCATAGTGCAGAAACGCACATCCGCCATCTGGGGCTGGGCGCCGCTGCGCAAGCTGCTGCAGTGGCTCAACGGTTGGAGCTTTGACCGCTTGCATCGTACACAAAAATGA
- a CDS encoding SDR family oxidoreductase yields MSTAARILVTGASGLLGSNFALQAAPRYEVVGITHLRPLHNPSFETLQADLLAPGAVNAVLEAAKPDWVVHCAALANIDACEKQPELARQLNAELSGQLARATAERSMRFLHVSTDAIFDGSKAPYKETDAPNPLSVYGKTKRMAELAVKAAHPKWLIVRPNLFGWSLQGNHSLAEFFYNNLSAGTAVKGFTDRLFSPLHVGLLAEILLELLEQDAHGIYHAGSRDSLSKYDFGVAIARRFGLDEQLVQPANTEGAGAEAPRSADLRLNVSRLTQALGRQLPSVADGIERLFVESQNGHRQTVQAMAAAVVKG; encoded by the coding sequence ATGAGTACGGCGGCCCGCATTCTGGTCACCGGCGCCAGCGGCCTGTTGGGCAGCAACTTCGCCTTGCAGGCCGCGCCGCGCTATGAGGTGGTGGGCATTACGCACCTGCGGCCGCTGCACAATCCCAGCTTCGAGACCTTGCAGGCGGACCTGTTGGCCCCTGGTGCGGTGAATGCTGTGTTGGAGGCGGCTAAGCCAGACTGGGTGGTGCACTGCGCCGCCTTAGCCAATATTGATGCGTGTGAAAAGCAACCGGAGCTGGCCCGTCAACTGAATGCGGAGCTGTCCGGCCAACTGGCGCGCGCTACCGCAGAGCGGAGCATGCGCTTCTTGCATGTTTCCACCGATGCCATCTTTGACGGCAGCAAGGCGCCGTACAAAGAGACCGACGCGCCCAACCCCCTCAGCGTGTATGGCAAGACCAAGCGCATGGCGGAGTTGGCGGTCAAGGCGGCGCACCCCAAATGGCTGATCGTGCGGCCCAATCTGTTCGGTTGGAGCCTGCAAGGCAATCACAGCCTGGCCGAGTTCTTCTACAACAACCTCTCGGCGGGCACTGCGGTCAAGGGTTTTACGGATCGCTTGTTTAGCCCGCTGCATGTGGGTTTGCTGGCTGAGATATTGCTGGAACTGCTGGAGCAGGACGCACACGGTATTTACCATGCCGGCAGTCGCGACAGCCTGAGCAAATATGACTTTGGCGTGGCAATTGCGCGGCGCTTTGGCTTGGATGAGCAGTTGGTTCAGCCAGCCAACACCGAGGGTGCTGGCGCCGAGGCGCCGCGCTCGGCGGACCTGCGGCTAAATGTCAGCCGCCTCACCCAGGCGCTCGGGCGCCAGCTACCCAGCGTAGCCGATGGCATTGAGCGCTTATTTGTAGAATCACAAAACGGACACCGCCAGACGGTGCAGGCCATGGCGGCTGCTGTGGTGAAAGGATGA
- a CDS encoding N-acetylneuraminate synthase family protein gives MEITIQGRKIGLEHPAYFIADIAANHDGDLDRAIELIRLAKEAGADAAKFQNFRAPKIVSDYGFRSLGGQISHQAAWTKSVVEVYEDASIPFEWTPILKEACDKYGIHYFSSPYDHDAIDMLEPYVPAFKAGSSLMSWPEAIVRMASFGKPILMATGDCDMADVERAMAVVLPVNQQIVLMQCNTNYTAAESNYDHLHLNVLKTYAQKWPNVILGLSDHTQSAAPVVGAVALGARVIERHFTDSNDREGPDHKFALNPANWAHMVSEVRILERALGSEQKFVAENEKDTYIVQRHCLRVARDVKAGEVFTEDMLEVLRPAVDGALMSWDIPQVLGKKAAADMPYGKEVRLSDLA, from the coding sequence TTGGAGATTACTATTCAGGGTCGCAAGATCGGCCTGGAGCATCCTGCCTACTTTATTGCCGATATCGCCGCCAACCATGACGGCGATCTGGACCGCGCCATTGAACTTATCCGCCTGGCCAAAGAGGCTGGGGCCGATGCCGCCAAGTTCCAGAACTTCCGCGCCCCCAAGATCGTCTCCGATTACGGTTTCCGTTCGCTAGGCGGCCAGATCTCCCACCAGGCCGCCTGGACCAAGAGTGTCGTCGAGGTCTATGAAGATGCCTCCATCCCGTTCGAGTGGACACCCATCCTCAAAGAGGCCTGCGACAAGTACGGCATCCATTATTTCTCGTCGCCGTATGACCACGATGCCATTGATATGCTGGAGCCGTATGTGCCCGCCTTCAAGGCCGGCTCCAGCCTGATGTCCTGGCCAGAGGCGATCGTGCGCATGGCCAGCTTTGGCAAGCCGATTCTGATGGCTACCGGTGATTGTGACATGGCCGATGTGGAGCGCGCCATGGCGGTGGTGCTACCGGTCAACCAGCAGATCGTGCTGATGCAATGCAACACCAACTACACTGCCGCCGAAAGCAACTACGACCACCTGCACCTCAATGTGCTCAAAACCTACGCTCAAAAATGGCCGAATGTGATCCTGGGTCTGTCTGATCACACCCAGAGCGCCGCGCCCGTAGTGGGCGCGGTGGCGCTGGGGGCGCGTGTCATCGAGCGTCACTTTACCGATAGCAATGACCGTGAAGGACCGGATCACAAATTCGCCCTCAATCCCGCCAATTGGGCCCACATGGTCAGCGAAGTGCGCATCTTGGAGCGTGCCCTTGGCTCTGAGCAGAAGTTTGTGGCCGAGAACGAGAAGGACACCTACATTGTGCAGCGCCATTGCCTGCGCGTAGCGCGTGACGTCAAGGCTGGCGAGGTCTTCACCGAAGACATGCTCGAAGTGCTGCGCCCGGCTGTTGATGGTGCGCTGATGTCTTGGGATATTCCGCAGGTTCTGGGCAAAAAGGCCGCCGCCGACATGCCCTACGGCAAAGAAGTGCGCCTGAGCGATCTAGCATAG